TAAAACTTACTGAGGGTGAACAAGTTGAGAGCTTTAGCGTACGTGGTTCCGATTATGATTATCGTTGCTTGGGGTAGCTGGTTCATGTTAAATCGGAGCCACACCGAAGTGCCCGAAACATCACGCGTCCTCATCACGATTGGCGCTGTTGTTGTGAGCGGGATTATTTCATACTTTCTTTTTCCGAAAGATGAATTTAAAAAGAAATAATAAAAACCGACGGCCAACTGAACTGAACCCCGAAAAGCGGACACTTTAAAAAAGACCCCTTTCGGGGTTTTTTCTATGGAAAAAACCCGCTATACTAGACTTAACTTGAAGGAGCGGGAAAATACTATGAGTAAAATCCATTTCA
This is a stretch of genomic DNA from Sporosarcina sp. 6E9. It encodes these proteins:
- a CDS encoding histidine kinase, with translation MNKLRALAYVVPIMIIVAWGSWFMLNRSHTEVPETSRVLITIGAVVVSGIISYFLFPKDEFKKK